DNA from Mycobacterium bourgelatii:
GCCCTTGTGTAGATGGTTGGCGAACGTGTCCTGAAGTGGGTCCCCGGAGAACAACGAGCGGAATCCGAGCAGCGCCTGGAACGACATCATGTAGTCCGATTCGCCCCACGCGGGCATGAACTTTGAGTAGTACGTCTCGCCGGAGTGATAACAGACGGTGATGCCCGAGTCGTTCGCCAGTCGCCAGAAGTTGTCGAACATCGGGTCGGCGGGAGCGCGCATGCCGACGGCGGTCGTGATCGGTCCCGGCACCATCACGATGAAGCGGGCGTCGCGCTCGAGTGCCCATTCGAGTTCGCGTGCGGCGTTGTCCGGCTGGCACAACGTGATGTACGGCGCGGCGAAGATCCGCTCTTTGTACGCGAAGCCCCAGTCCTCGTCCATCCACCGGTTGAAGGCCCGGAACGTCGCAGCGGTGGCGTCCAGATCAGGCAGCAGGGCCTGCTCCATCCCTACCCCGAGGGTGGGCAGCAGAATGCAACCCTGCATGCCTTGTTGATCCATCAGTTCCAACCGGGCGTCGCGGTCGCGGTACGCGGGGCTGATCGGTTCCAATTCGCCGAACAGGGAGTTCAACTCGGCGCCACGAGGATTGCGACCACGGAAGTAGTCGTCCAACGCGCCGGGCTTGCCCACGGGATCAAAAGTCGGATTCGGGATGAACCTGTTGACCCTGCCCCCGACGATCAGACGCTGCCTCCCATCGAGCTGAGCCCATTGGATGGCCCGCTTCTTGTACTCCGGCTCGATGTAGCGAGTGAAGGCGTCGACCGCCTCGTAGTAGTGGTTGTCGCAGTCGAAGAACTTGAACGGAAGCTCTGTCGTCATGGCGGCACCGTCCTTTCCGTAGGGGCCGATCGCACAAAACTAGAACCGTGTTTCAGTTTATTCTAAGCATAAAGATGATTCCACTGATCTCTTCCATCTAATGAAAAGAACATGGTTCTTATTACTTGCGCGGCAGTCCCAACACCATCGACGCGATGACCGTCAGCTGGATCTCCGGCGTACCGCCGCCGATGAGCTCGGCCGGCAGGTCGAAGTACGGCTGGAAAACGGCCGGATCGGATTCCTCCAGCATCGCCATGCGCCCGGTCAGGCTCAGCGTCGCGGTCGAGGCGCGGCGCAGCAGCATCACCATCGCGTATTTCGCGATGCTGGATGTCGCGCCCGCGCCGTGCCCTTCCACCAGACGCAGTGTTTCGCGCAAGGTCATCGCCTTGATGGCGGTGGCGTAGGCCTCCACGTCGCCGAGCGCGATCAATGCCGCATCCTGGTCGGGGCCATCGATCTCCGCGATGTGCCGAAGCGCCTCTGCGCGATCGATCTTGACGTAGTTGCCGATCGCGGTGCGTTCCACCGCCATGGTTGACACCGCCAGGGCCCAGCCATCGCCGGGCGCACCGACCAGCATGTCGTCGGGAACGAAGACGTCGGTGAAGAAAACCTCGTTGAACTCCGACCGCCCACTGGCCTGCTTGATCGGCGACACATTGATACCCGGCGAGGACATGTCGATAACGAAGTAACTGATGCCGCGGTGTCTTGGCGCCTCGGGATCGGTGCGTGCCAGCAGCGCCCCGAAGTTCGCCTGATCGGCCAGTGACGTCCAAATCTTGTGGCCGTTGACCAGCCAACCGCCGTCGACCTTGGTGGCTCGGGTGCTCAGTGATGCCAAATCGGAGCCCGCGCCTGGCTCGCTGAAAAGCTGGCACCACCGCAGTTTGCCGCGCAGGGTCGGCCAGGCGAACCGCTCCCGTTGCAGGTCCGAGCCGTTGTCGAGGATTGTCGGGATGATCCACTCACCGATGCCGAGCGAGGGTCTTACCAACGCTGGTCGCTTGTCGAACTCGTCGGCGATGATCACCTGCTGGACCGGCGAGGCGGCAAGGCCCCACGGCGGCTTCAGGTGTGGAACAACTAACCCTTCCCGTGCCAACAGGTCGCGCTGATCGCCGTGGGCACGACCGGGCTCGCGTTGGTCTTCCGAGGGCCAGGCGTTGTCCAATGCCATTGCCCGGTCCAGGATTTCAGCCACCCGCGCGCGAAACTCCGATTCGACGTCGCCAAGCTGAACCGCGGTGGACCGCTTCATGGTTAGGGCCAACTCGCCTAGTTCACGTCTCCACCGCGTTGTCGGTCCCAACGATGCCGCCAGGCTGGTGGCGCGACGCCAGTACAGGTGGGTGTCGTGTTCCCAGGTGTAGCCGATCGCGCCGAACATCAGCAGTGCGTCCAATACGATGTCGGCGCTGACGAAAGCCGCCATCAATGCGGCCGTTGCGGCGGCCAGTCGGTGCTGCTCGATAGATTCGTCAACGGCGCGAACCGCGTCCCAGGCTGCGGCCGCAGCGAGTTCGGAGTTGACGAGGAGCACGGCGGCCTTGTGTTGCAGGGCCTGGAAGCTGCCGACGGGTTTGCCGAACTGTTCACGGGTCCGGATGTAGTCCGTCGCCGCCTCCGCGCACCGACGAACCGTCCCGGCGGCCGCACAAGCGGCGAGGCTGACCACGATGCAGCGGGCCCGTAAAGGGGAGATGTCTGACAGCACCGACGCTGCTGGGACCCGGTGCTCGACCAGGCGCAGCACGCCCACGTCGGTGCACAAATCAGTTCCGCGTTGTTGCTCGACGCTAAAAGACGGGTCGCGCGATTCGGGCGCATCAAGAACGAACCAAATGTCGTCGTCCGACTCCGACCGCGCTACCAGCAGGATCCGTTGCGCTGCACAGATTCCCAGTACCGAGGCAGAAGAGCCGTTGAGTCGCCAACCATCGCCGTCGGAGGTGGCGCGGATATCGGCGTCTTCGGACAGCAGGACCACAGCGGTCGTGCCCGCGGCCAGCTCGGCCAGCAACGACGCCCCGGCTGGGCCGGCCAAACTCGCTACCGCGCTTGCCGTCGCGGTGCTCAGCAGCGGGCCGGGCAACAAAGCCGCGGCCGCCGCTTCGATGACACAGGCCATCTCGGCCAGAGTTCCGCCCTGGCCGCCGACATCCTCCGGCAGATGCACGGCGTGAAAGCCCTGCGCGGTGAATTGCTCCCACCAGGACGGTATTTCGCCCGCCGCAATCGAGTCGAATCCCGCGCGTGTCTTGTCTATCGGCGCGTGGCGAGCCGCGAATCTGCCCACGGCATCGGCCAGTTGCTCCTGTTCGGTCGCGATCGCCAGTCCCATAAGTCCTCAGCCGTCCAATCCGAGGATGCGGGCGGCGTTGCCGTACAAGAACTTCGGCCATACTTCGTCCTTCAACGGAACTTGCGGCAGTTCGCTGAAGATCCGTTCCAGGGACAATCCCATGGGAAAGTATCCGGCATAGAGAACCTTGTCGGCGCCACGGGAATTCGCGTAGTCGATGATGGCCTTCGGGTAGTACTTCGGGGCGAAGGCTGACGTCGAGTAGTACAGATTGGGCCACTTGAGCATCAGCTTTACCGCAAGATCTTCCCAGGGTTCGCACCCGTGGCGGGTGACGAACACCAGGTCGGGGAAGTCGAACATCACCACGTCAATGCGTGAGACTTCTTGTGGGGCAAAAGGAACACGGGGGCCGGGCACGCCCGCGCAGACAAAGATAGGTATGCCGAGTTCGACGCACGTGGCATAGATCGGGTACATCTTCGGGTCGTCGATAGGGACTTGCGGGAAGGTCCCGGCCGGGAACACCGACGTTGCTCGGATGCCGTATTCCTCGTACTCTCGGCGGATCGCTTTGACCGAACCCATCACGTCGTTCGGGTCGACGAGCGCGCCGGACGGAATGAAGCGGTCGGGGAACAGCTTGAGGGCGAGTTGTGCGGAGTCCTCACCGACGCCGATCATCGCCTTCTCGATGCCAAACCTGTCCATCTGCTGCAGAACCAGCGACACCGGGTCGTCGGTCGGCAACCCCTTCGGCACATCCTTGAACATGTACTCCACGGGGAATTCGAAGTCCTCTTTGGACTGACGGTCCTTGGTTTGCTTGCGGATGAAGTCGTACTGAGCGGAGCCCTCGTGGGGAAATCCGATCATGGTGTCGATCACCGGCAGACCTACGGGCCCGGCCATGTGTCCTCCGATCTGGCGAGTGGCGTGGCCGCCGTTACTCATCAATAGTGAAACGCGGTTCTACTAGTGTCAAGTTCGCTAAATGCTGCTAGCTGCGGCAACAGTACATTTTTCGCGAGTATGACGTATCATACGTGGAACAGAGAAGAAGTACGTTCTCGGGAAGGGAATCATCGTCAACGCTCCTGAGTCTCGTGCCGAGCGGGCCGAGTCCGCCGTCTTGCCGCTGGCGACCATGACCAGCAGCCAATTGATCCGTCGCGCCAAGGTCATCGAAGAGGTGATCGACCTCATTGGCGACGTTGGTGCTGAGGCGGTGCAGATGCGCGACGTCGCCCAGCGTTCCGGAGTGGCGCTGGCGACCGTCTACCGGTATTTCAGCTCGAAGGAGCACCTGCTGGCCGCGGCATTGGAAGACTGGCAGAAGCGCTTGACGCGCCGGATCATGTCCGCTGCCCGTCCTCCCGAGCAGGATCCGTTGTCCGGCATGTTGGAATACCTTCGTCGTGCCGTGCGCGCTTTTCATCGCAACCCCGAGATGACGGCGCTGATGCACCAAATGATGATTTCCACCGTTCCCGAGGTCCGGGCGACGATCGACGAGATGAATCGAACGAACATCGACATGTTCAATCGACTCCTCGATGGCGTTGCGCCGGAAGAGATTCCGAATGTCAGTTTCGGCATCAACGCCGCTTTGGCCAGCGCCATCACCGGGATGCTGGTGCGGAGTCTGACCTTGGATGAGGCGTTGAGTCGGGTCGAGTGGGTGGCGCGGGCGCTCATTGACACCGGCACTGCGCAACAGCGCTGACGGGACAAATAGCCACCCTGCGCAACGACTGATACGGGCACCGAGTGGGTAGACATGCGGCGTGCCTGACAACCGCCTCCTGATTCCGGACCAGACGTGCTGGCGCGTGGCTCATGCGGATCAGTTCGCCGACATCATCGATGCGGCTGACTACTTCAAGCACGTCAAGGCGGCGATGTTGCGCGCCCAGCACCGGATCATGGTGATTGCCTGGGATTTGGACGCCAGGATGAACTTTGAACGAGGCACCATTACCCTTCCCGGCCCCAATCAGCTAGGTCCGTTCCTTTCATGGTTGCTGTGGAAACGGCGCGGTCTCGAGGTCTACCTGCTGAGGTCCAATCTGCGGCTGCTCCCGGCGTTCGACGACCTCTGGTACGGGCTTACTCCGACATCGCTGCTGAATCGGGTCAGCAGTAAGCGAATCCACTTCGCGGTAGACGGTGCCCATCCCGCCGGCGCCGTCCATCATCAGAAGATCGCCGTCGTCGACGATGCCGTCGCCTTCTGTGGCGGCATCGACCTGACTGTCCAGCGATGGGACACCCCGGCCCACGAGCACGACAATCGCAGTCGCCGGACCCTGGGACGCAGCTACGGGGCGCGACACGAGGTTGGTGCGGCGGTGGACGGCGCGGCTGCACGCGCCCTTGCCGAGTTGGCACGGCAGCGATGGGAAACCGCGACGGGCCAATCCATGACGCCGGTCGAGGCCAAGCATGTGGCTTGGCCGAGCAAGCTGGAACCGACGTTGCGCAACATCGAGGTCGGAATCGCGCGCACCCTACCCGAGTTGGACGATCGCCCCGAGGTTCGGGAGGTCGAGGCACTTAATCGCGCAGCGATTGCATCAGCACGCCACACCATCTATCTGGAGAATCAATATCTGGCCGCGCGCGGCATCGTCGAGGAGATGGCCGCTCGACTCCGCGACGAGAACGGGCCGGAAGTCGTCATCGTGCTTCCCCGCAAGGGCAGCAACCGGATCGAGAGAGAAACGATGGACGGCGCGCGGCACCGCCTCATTCAAGTCCTGTGGGATGCGGACGAGCATGGGCGGTTAGGCGTCTATTGGCCGGTCACCGATGGCGGTTCGCCGGTATATGTGCACTCGAAGGTGTTGGTGGTTGACGATCGGCTGCTGCGCATCGGATCGTCGAATTTCAACAACCGGTCGATGGGGTTCGACAGCGAGTGCGATCTGGCCATCGAGGCCGACCAGAGCAACGCCGAGCACGACAGCATCCGGCACGAGATCCTGTATGTGCGAAACAAACTGGTGGCCGAACACCTGGGTGTCTCGGTCCACGAGTTTGTTGGCGCGATGGATCGATCTGGTTCCTTTTTCCAAGCTGTCGTGGCATTGCAAGGTGAAGGCCGGACGTTGCGGCCATTTACCGATCAGACGATCTCCGACGAGGCGAGTCGGCTGGCGGAGAACGACCTGATGGACCCCGATCATGTGCCGCGCTCGCTGACCCGCAGCCTTCAGCGGTTTGTCGCGCGCCTCCGGGATTAGCCGGCCGGCGAGATCGCCATTCCGCTCGACAGCGGAGTTTGCCAGAATGGCATCGCCACGGGGGAAGTCGTATTGCTTCGAAGGCCAGGGCGGAGGAAAACTGACAGCACACTTGCGTCGAAGTTCGCCATTCACCCCGGCCTGGCCATTCGTTGACGCGGCGGAGAGGATGTACCCATGCGAACTGCACGAATAGCCGCAGCGTTGCTCGCTGCGACAAGCGCGGTAGGGATCGGGGTAGGGGGCATCGTGGGGCCTCCGTCGACGACATCGTGGACCGCCGGGCCGGCTAGGACGACGATTGCCGCGCCAGCTCCGATTGCTACGACGCACCCCGCGGACCCGGCGCTTGCGGCCGAGCCCGGCCTGCTGGGCGCCGACCTGGCCGCCGATGAGCAGACGCTGCGTGATCCCGGGGCATCGGAGGCCGCACGGGCGGCTGCGGCCCACCGCCAGCAAGTGGCGTACCGCACCATTGGACGTCACCCCGAGTGGGACGCGACGGTGCGATCGAAGATTCCGGCGCAGCTCCAGGGCTTTTATGACCTCAATATCGACGCGCGGCGTCACCTCACCGCGCTGGGCGGGGGAGGTGCAAAGGACACATTGCCCGCGTGGCATATCGTGCCGCCAACGCCCGCCGATGAGCTGCTGGGTCACTACCGCGCCGCGGAGGCGGCGACGGGAGTGGGCTGGAACTACCTGGCCGCGATCAACTTCGTCGAAACCGCGTTCGGCCGCATCAACGGGGTGAGCACGGCGGGTGCGCAAGGCCCGATGCAGTTCCTGCCGTCCACGTTCGCCAGCTACGGCAACGGCGGTGACATCAACTCGCCGCACGACAGCATCATGGCCGCGGGCCGCATGTTGGCGGCGAACGGCTTCGCCGGCAACCCCGACCAAGCCATCTACGCCTACAACCACTCGAACCACTACGTGGCCGCCGTCAAAGACTATGCCGCAGCCATGGCCAGCGATCCGATCGCGTTCGGTGACTATCACCGCTGGGACGTTTACTACGTCACGAGCTCTGGTGATGTCCTGTTGCCTGTCGGATACTATGCGGCGCAACGGATTCCCGTTGCCGACTATCTGGCGACCCACCCGCAGTGAGCAATTCGGACTCCAGCCGCGTCGTCGAATTCGTCAACAAAATCCTCGCCGCGGGGGTTAGCGGGTTCGGGCCTTACAAATCAGCGACCGAAGTGGCCGACGAGTTGCTCGCCGAGCATGACGACCCAGAAGCCGCGATCGCTCGCTTGATCGAGAAGCATCGAAAATGGGTGGCGTCATCCGGATTTGCGTCCGGCGTAGCCGGATTCGCGACTCTCACCGTCGCGCTCCCGGCAGACGCCACCGCCTTTCACATGCTGTGTGCGCGGATGTCGGCGGCAATTGCTGTGCTGCGCGGTTACGACCTCGACGCGGAGGAAGTCCGGACCGCGATCCTGGTCTCGCTGTTGGGCCGCGGGGCGGCCAAGGTACTCAGCGATGTCGGGGTGGAGATCGGCACCGCTGTACCTTCACTGCGCGAGTTGTCGAAGAAAAACCTGCTGAAACTCGACATGAAGGTAGGGCGCAGGCTAATCCGGAAGTTCGCGACCAAAGGCCCGGTGAGGTTGATCAGGGGTATCCCCGTCGTCGGCGGTGGCGTCGGCGCCGGGATGAATGCGGTCGCTCTCAACCGAATTGCCAAGGCAGCCAAGGAAATCTTCGCGCCGGTCAACTAGCGAGACCCAGCATTGATGCGGGCCATCGTCGTCGGATGCCAGCAAGAATAGGTTAAGTTGCGTCGGGCGGGTCACCCTCAAGTTCGCGGATATAGCGTTCGGCGAACTCAACGGTCTTGGCGTGGCCTAACGTCACACCGAGTGTCTCTTCGATAGCCAGTACACCGGTCACGCTGCGCATCAACGTCATCACCACTTCGGGCGGCACTTCCTCTGGCGGGATTCCGTAGCCTTCGAGAATGCCCGACAGGGCTTTGATTTGCTCGTCGCGCAACAGCTCAACGTACCGCGCAAGCTCGTCTTTCAAGGCTTTGCGGCGGTTGGCGAGAGCGATGAACTCAATGCCAAAAACGATCACCCGTGTGTCGGTGCCCATACGCCACAGGGCCCACAGCGGTTTGTCCGTCTTGAGCGCCTGACGTTGAAGTTCGAGCCCTTGATCGGCGCGCCGCCGTAGGACCGCGAGGAACAGGCCGTCCATCGTGCCGAAGTGGTACGGGACCAACTGCGACCTCAGGCCAGCCTTCTTCGCGACATTGCGACCCGTGACAGCAGAGTAGCCGTCCTCCAGCAGCAATCGCTCGGCGGCGTCGAGGAGCAACTGACGGGTCTTCGCGTCCGGCGACCCAATTCTTCGCGGCGATGCCACCCACTTGCTCGATTCGTGCGACTGGCCTGATCTCGGCTTGTCATCCTAAGCCATCTTGAACAAGGACCTCGCCTTGGCTAGTGTTAAGCAGGTGCTTAACTGACCAGTATGAGGGGCCTTTGAGTCGACTGGGCTTCGGTTGCGACCCAAGCGCTCGCCTGGACACGCGGTCAGCACCACATCGGCAGCGATGGACAAGGAGTTACGCCATTGAGCTCGTCGTTGAGCACTCCCACTGTGCCGGCACCTGTCGAATTTGATCCTTACTCCGACGTCTTCTTCGATTCACCGTTCGAGACATATCGACGGATGCGCGATGAGGCGCCTGTGTACTACAACCCAAAATATGACTTCTACGCGCTGACGCGGTACGACGATGTCGCTTCGGCTTATAAGGACACCGCCACGTATTCGTCAGCCCATGGCGCCAGCCTCGATCAGGTCAAGTCCGACGAAATGCACGTCCGCGACCTCAAACTCATCATCATGATGGACCCGCCCGAACACGAGCGCATGCGCAAACTGATCAGCAGGGCGTTTACCCCGCGCGTGATCGCGGCCCTCGAGTCGACGGTGCGCCAGCAGATCAGCCAAACGCTGGCGGTGCTCAATCCGAAATCGTTTGACGCTGTAGCGGATTTTTCAGCACTTTTTCCGGTCGAGATCATCACCGCCATGCTCGGTGTCCCTCCGGAGGACAGGCAGCAGGTTCGACAATGGATCGACCTCGGCCTGGAACGGGAGCCAGGCAACATGGGGCTCACGCAAGAGAGCATGGACGCCATCCTGCAGACCGGTGCGTACTACTACCACCTGGTCCAGGAACGTCGCGCGCGTCCTCGAGAAGACATGATCAGTCGATTGATCGAAGCCGAAATCGATGACGGTGGTAAAACGCGAAGTTTAGACGACGTCGAGATAGCCGGCTTTGCAAGCCTTCTCGGCGGGGCCGGCGCAGAGACGGTGACAAAACTGGTCGGCAACGCGGTAGTCATCTTCGCCGAACACACCGAGCAGTGGCAACTGCTGCGACGCGACCGCACCAAAATCGGTGCGGCAGTGGAAGAACTCTTACGCTACGAAGGCCCTTCCCAATACAACGTGCGGTATACCCTGCGCGAATCGACCCTTCATGACACCACGATTCCGGCAGGAAGCGCCGTGCTCCTGATCAATGGATCGGCTAACCGTGATGAGCGGGCCTTTCCGGACCCTGATCGGTTCGACATCAACCGTCGTCGAAAGTTCGGATACAACATCGGGTTTGGGTACGGAGTCCACAGTTGTCTCGGTGCGGCGCTGGCAAGGCTAGAAAGTCGAATCGCCCTGGAAATGTTGCTCGATTTCATTCCTCGGTATGAAGTCGACCGAGCGGGCCTGCGTCGGGTGCACATGACCAACGTGTGGGGTTGGTCAAACGTGCCG
Protein-coding regions in this window:
- a CDS encoding amidohydrolase family protein, with product MTTELPFKFFDCDNHYYEAVDAFTRYIEPEYKKRAIQWAQLDGRQRLIVGGRVNRFIPNPTFDPVGKPGALDDYFRGRNPRGAELNSLFGELEPISPAYRDRDARLELMDQQGMQGCILLPTLGVGMEQALLPDLDATAATFRAFNRWMDEDWGFAYKERIFAAPYITLCQPDNAARELEWALERDARFIVMVPGPITTAVGMRAPADPMFDNFWRLANDSGITVCYHSGETYYSKFMPAWGESDYMMSFQALLGFRSLFSGDPLQDTFANHLHKGLFLRFPNLRMACIESGSAWVFHLFEKLTKSYGQIPQLYQEDPRETFKRHVWVSPFYEDELASLLRLLGEKRIIMGSDYPHVEGLAEPASYIKDLQNFDYTPEQCRTVMRDNGIELSLRRPA
- a CDS encoding acyl-CoA dehydrogenase; the protein is MGLAIATEQEQLADAVGRFAARHAPIDKTRAGFDSIAAGEIPSWWEQFTAQGFHAVHLPEDVGGQGGTLAEMACVIEAAAAALLPGPLLSTATASAVASLAGPAGASLLAELAAGTTAVVLLSEDADIRATSDGDGWRLNGSSASVLGICAAQRILLVARSESDDDIWFVLDAPESRDPSFSVEQQRGTDLCTDVGVLRLVEHRVPAASVLSDISPLRARCIVVSLAACAAAGTVRRCAEAATDYIRTREQFGKPVGSFQALQHKAAVLLVNSELAAAAAWDAVRAVDESIEQHRLAAATAALMAAFVSADIVLDALLMFGAIGYTWEHDTHLYWRRATSLAASLGPTTRWRRELGELALTMKRSTAVQLGDVESEFRARVAEILDRAMALDNAWPSEDQREPGRAHGDQRDLLAREGLVVPHLKPPWGLAASPVQQVIIADEFDKRPALVRPSLGIGEWIIPTILDNGSDLQRERFAWPTLRGKLRWCQLFSEPGAGSDLASLSTRATKVDGGWLVNGHKIWTSLADQANFGALLARTDPEAPRHRGISYFVIDMSSPGINVSPIKQASGRSEFNEVFFTDVFVPDDMLVGAPGDGWALAVSTMAVERTAIGNYVKIDRAEALRHIAEIDGPDQDAALIALGDVEAYATAIKAMTLRETLRLVEGHGAGATSSIAKYAMVMLLRRASTATLSLTGRMAMLEESDPAVFQPYFDLPAELIGGGTPEIQLTVIASMVLGLPRK
- a CDS encoding amidohydrolase family protein, which codes for MAGPVGLPVIDTMIGFPHEGSAQYDFIRKQTKDRQSKEDFEFPVEYMFKDVPKGLPTDDPVSLVLQQMDRFGIEKAMIGVGEDSAQLALKLFPDRFIPSGALVDPNDVMGSVKAIRREYEEYGIRATSVFPAGTFPQVPIDDPKMYPIYATCVELGIPIFVCAGVPGPRVPFAPQEVSRIDVVMFDFPDLVFVTRHGCEPWEDLAVKLMLKWPNLYYSTSAFAPKYYPKAIIDYANSRGADKVLYAGYFPMGLSLERIFSELPQVPLKDEVWPKFLYGNAARILGLDG
- a CDS encoding TetR family transcriptional regulator, coding for MTSSQLIRRAKVIEEVIDLIGDVGAEAVQMRDVAQRSGVALATVYRYFSSKEHLLAAALEDWQKRLTRRIMSAARPPEQDPLSGMLEYLRRAVRAFHRNPEMTALMHQMMISTVPEVRATIDEMNRTNIDMFNRLLDGVAPEEIPNVSFGINAALASAITGMLVRSLTLDEALSRVEWVARALIDTGTAQQR
- a CDS encoding phospholipase D-like domain-containing protein, which translates into the protein MPDNRLLIPDQTCWRVAHADQFADIIDAADYFKHVKAAMLRAQHRIMVIAWDLDARMNFERGTITLPGPNQLGPFLSWLLWKRRGLEVYLLRSNLRLLPAFDDLWYGLTPTSLLNRVSSKRIHFAVDGAHPAGAVHHQKIAVVDDAVAFCGGIDLTVQRWDTPAHEHDNRSRRTLGRSYGARHEVGAAVDGAAARALAELARQRWETATGQSMTPVEAKHVAWPSKLEPTLRNIEVGIARTLPELDDRPEVREVEALNRAAIASARHTIYLENQYLAARGIVEEMAARLRDENGPEVVIVLPRKGSNRIERETMDGARHRLIQVLWDADEHGRLGVYWPVTDGGSPVYVHSKVLVVDDRLLRIGSSNFNNRSMGFDSECDLAIEADQSNAEHDSIRHEILYVRNKLVAEHLGVSVHEFVGAMDRSGSFFQAVVALQGEGRTLRPFTDQTISDEASRLAENDLMDPDHVPRSLTRSLQRFVARLRD
- a CDS encoding lytic transglycosylase domain-containing protein; the encoded protein is MRTARIAAALLAATSAVGIGVGGIVGPPSTTSWTAGPARTTIAAPAPIATTHPADPALAAEPGLLGADLAADEQTLRDPGASEAARAAAAHRQQVAYRTIGRHPEWDATVRSKIPAQLQGFYDLNIDARRHLTALGGGGAKDTLPAWHIVPPTPADELLGHYRAAEAATGVGWNYLAAINFVETAFGRINGVSTAGAQGPMQFLPSTFASYGNGGDINSPHDSIMAAGRMLAANGFAGNPDQAIYAYNHSNHYVAAVKDYAAAMASDPIAFGDYHRWDVYYVTSSGDVLLPVGYYAAQRIPVADYLATHPQ
- a CDS encoding EcsC family protein, whose product is MSNSDSSRVVEFVNKILAAGVSGFGPYKSATEVADELLAEHDDPEAAIARLIEKHRKWVASSGFASGVAGFATLTVALPADATAFHMLCARMSAAIAVLRGYDLDAEEVRTAILVSLLGRGAAKVLSDVGVEIGTAVPSLRELSKKNLLKLDMKVGRRLIRKFATKGPVRLIRGIPVVGGGVGAGMNAVALNRIAKAAKEIFAPVN
- a CDS encoding TetR/AcrR family transcriptional regulator, with translation MASPRRIGSPDAKTRQLLLDAAERLLLEDGYSAVTGRNVAKKAGLRSQLVPYHFGTMDGLFLAVLRRRADQGLELQRQALKTDKPLWALWRMGTDTRVIVFGIEFIALANRRKALKDELARYVELLRDEQIKALSGILEGYGIPPEEVPPEVVMTLMRSVTGVLAIEETLGVTLGHAKTVEFAERYIRELEGDPPDAT
- a CDS encoding cytochrome P450, which codes for MSSSLSTPTVPAPVEFDPYSDVFFDSPFETYRRMRDEAPVYYNPKYDFYALTRYDDVASAYKDTATYSSAHGASLDQVKSDEMHVRDLKLIIMMDPPEHERMRKLISRAFTPRVIAALESTVRQQISQTLAVLNPKSFDAVADFSALFPVEIITAMLGVPPEDRQQVRQWIDLGLEREPGNMGLTQESMDAILQTGAYYYHLVQERRARPREDMISRLIEAEIDDGGKTRSLDDVEIAGFASLLGGAGAETVTKLVGNAVVIFAEHTEQWQLLRRDRTKIGAAVEELLRYEGPSQYNVRYTLRESTLHDTTIPAGSAVLLINGSANRDERAFPDPDRFDINRRRKFGYNIGFGYGVHSCLGAALARLESRIALEMLLDFIPRYEVDRAGLRRVHMTNVWGWSNVPVHAP